From a single Pyxidicoccus xibeiensis genomic region:
- a CDS encoding spinster family MFS transporter, translating to MSNVADGQTVNAGRVLFLLFLANLLNFFDRTIPAIVIEPLRKEYGLSDLELGLVSAAFTLVYAIAGIPLGKLADTGSRRKVLGWGLLVWSAFTGLNALAWNYWSFFLLRLGVGVGEASYAPAASSLISDMYPASRRARATGIYMLGLPMGLVLAFFTVGGMVTAFGSWRAPFLIAALPGMVLAIFLFFIREPQRGASELTRVSQQPVAQPIRTLLRIRTLTWIILSGVTLNFATYAGNGFLVPLLQRYFGLPLVQAAVVTGFITGVTGLVGLTLGGWVADRVHARSERGRLTLGAVSLLVGALGTGAALLAGNVSVPLFALCFGLGWLGVYNYYTSVYPAIHDVVEPRLRARAVALYFAGMYVLGGALGPAVVGGLSDAFTVAAMREAGAAEVTEAFKATGLHSAMLLIPVMLLFTSLFIHLASRSFVADARRMREALAHEEPEAAPGLQEVA from the coding sequence TTGAGCAATGTCGCTGACGGTCAGACGGTCAATGCGGGCAGGGTCCTTTTCCTGCTCTTCCTCGCCAACCTCCTCAACTTCTTCGACCGCACCATCCCGGCCATCGTCATCGAGCCCCTCCGCAAGGAGTACGGCCTGAGCGACCTGGAGCTGGGACTGGTCTCCGCGGCCTTCACCCTCGTGTACGCCATTGCCGGCATTCCCCTCGGAAAGCTGGCCGACACCGGCTCCCGGCGGAAGGTGCTCGGCTGGGGCCTGCTGGTGTGGAGCGCATTCACCGGGCTCAACGCCCTGGCGTGGAACTACTGGTCCTTCTTTCTCCTGCGCCTCGGCGTCGGAGTCGGCGAGGCCAGCTACGCTCCCGCGGCCAGCTCGCTCATCTCCGACATGTACCCCGCGAGCCGGCGGGCGCGTGCCACGGGCATCTACATGCTGGGGCTGCCCATGGGGCTGGTGCTGGCCTTCTTCACCGTGGGCGGCATGGTGACGGCCTTCGGCTCCTGGCGCGCCCCCTTCCTCATCGCCGCGCTGCCGGGCATGGTGCTGGCAATCTTCCTCTTCTTCATCCGGGAGCCGCAGCGCGGGGCCAGCGAGCTGACTCGCGTCTCTCAGCAGCCCGTGGCGCAGCCCATCCGCACCCTGCTGCGCATCCGCACGCTCACCTGGATCATCCTGTCCGGAGTGACGCTCAACTTCGCCACGTACGCGGGCAATGGCTTCCTGGTGCCGCTGCTGCAGCGCTACTTCGGGCTGCCCCTGGTACAGGCGGCGGTGGTGACGGGCTTCATCACCGGCGTCACCGGGCTGGTGGGGCTGACGCTGGGTGGCTGGGTCGCAGACCGGGTGCATGCGCGGTCCGAGCGGGGACGCCTCACCCTCGGGGCGGTCAGCCTGCTGGTGGGCGCGCTCGGCACGGGAGCCGCCCTGCTCGCGGGCAACGTGTCGGTGCCGCTGTTCGCCCTGTGCTTCGGGCTGGGCTGGCTCGGGGTCTACAACTACTACACGAGCGTCTACCCGGCCATCCACGACGTGGTGGAGCCGCGCCTGCGGGCCCGCGCGGTGGCGCTCTACTTCGCGGGGATGTACGTGCTCGGCGGCGCCCTGGGCCCGGCGGTGGTGGGCGGCCTCTCCGACGCCTTCACCGTGGCCGCGATGCGGGAGGCAGGGGCCGCCGAGGTGACGGAGGCCTTCAAGGCGACGGGGCTGCACAGCGCCATGCTCCTCATCCCGGTGATGCTCCTGTTCACCTCGCTGTTCATCCACCTGGCCTCACGGAGCTTCGTGGCGGACGCGCGGCGGATGCGGGAGGCGCTGGCACACGAGGAGCCGGAAGCGGCACCGGGACTCCAGGAGGTCGCATGA
- a CDS encoding acyl-CoA dehydrogenase yields MASTRPNPLLSDRDVAFHLFEVLDAESLTRLPAFTAHSREGFELFLDSCRRLAREQLFPLYRPMDAEPPVLREGRVRLHPRMGALWRAMTELGLLSAARPEAVGGQGLPVTVYSVANAYLMAGNLAAHGFIGLTTGAAHLLETFGDASLKDAFMQPMYEGRWTGTMALTEPQAGSSLADVRTTATPAPDGTYRIRGSKIFISGGDQDFAENTVHLTLARIDGSPAGTKGISLFAVPARRPGPDGQLVPNDVNVAGVIHKIGWRGLPSLALNYGEDGDCHGWLVGTAGRGLPQMFQMMNEARLMVGMTACATASAAYHEALAYAQERTQGRPLTTRDPASPPVPLVEHADVRRMLLRQKAIVEGSLSLLAYTALQGDLSHHAESEDARARASLLLDLLTPVAKTFPSEKGFEANALSVQVHGGYGYTSEYMPEAWLRDQKLNTIHEGTSGIQSLDLLGRKAVAGGGEALRLYAEEVARTVERARAAGVEAAQCDALAAATDGLTTLTMEVASRGLAGDVEGMLRHSAHYLELFSTHAVAWRWLEQAAVAEEALRRGAGATDTAFYEGKRRAAAYWLRTELPRCAPLAQLIRGNEDSYAGMPVEAF; encoded by the coding sequence ATGGCTTCCACCCGACCCAATCCCCTCCTGTCGGACCGAGACGTCGCCTTCCACCTCTTCGAAGTGCTGGACGCCGAGAGCCTCACGCGCCTGCCCGCCTTCACGGCGCACAGCCGCGAGGGCTTCGAGCTGTTCCTCGACAGCTGCCGGCGCCTCGCTCGCGAGCAGCTGTTTCCGCTCTACCGGCCCATGGACGCGGAGCCCCCCGTGCTGCGCGAGGGCCGCGTGCGCCTGCACCCGCGCATGGGGGCGCTCTGGCGTGCCATGACGGAGCTCGGCCTGCTCAGCGCCGCGCGGCCCGAGGCGGTGGGCGGCCAGGGCCTGCCCGTCACCGTCTACTCGGTGGCCAACGCGTACCTCATGGCGGGCAATCTCGCGGCCCACGGCTTCATCGGGCTGACCACGGGCGCCGCGCACCTCCTGGAGACCTTTGGTGACGCGAGCCTGAAGGACGCCTTCATGCAGCCCATGTACGAGGGCCGCTGGACGGGCACCATGGCCCTCACCGAGCCGCAGGCGGGCAGCAGCCTCGCGGACGTGCGCACCACCGCCACGCCTGCGCCGGACGGCACGTACCGCATCCGTGGCAGCAAGATCTTCATCTCGGGTGGGGACCAGGACTTCGCCGAGAACACGGTGCACCTGACGCTCGCGCGCATCGACGGGTCGCCCGCGGGAACCAAGGGCATCAGCCTCTTCGCCGTGCCCGCGCGCCGGCCGGGGCCGGACGGCCAGCTGGTGCCCAACGACGTGAATGTCGCGGGCGTCATCCACAAGATTGGCTGGCGGGGCCTGCCCAGCCTCGCGCTCAACTACGGCGAGGACGGCGACTGCCACGGCTGGCTGGTGGGCACGGCCGGCCGGGGCCTCCCGCAGATGTTCCAGATGATGAACGAGGCACGCCTGATGGTGGGCATGACCGCGTGCGCCACCGCGTCCGCCGCCTATCACGAAGCGCTCGCCTACGCGCAGGAGCGCACGCAGGGGCGGCCCCTCACGACGAGGGACCCGGCGAGTCCCCCGGTGCCCCTCGTCGAGCACGCGGACGTGCGGCGCATGCTCCTGCGGCAGAAGGCCATCGTCGAGGGCAGCCTCTCCCTGCTGGCCTACACCGCGCTGCAGGGAGACCTCAGCCACCACGCGGAGAGCGAGGACGCGCGTGCCCGGGCTTCGCTCCTGCTGGACCTGCTGACGCCCGTGGCGAAGACGTTCCCCTCGGAGAAGGGCTTCGAGGCCAACGCCCTGAGCGTGCAGGTGCACGGCGGCTACGGCTACACGAGCGAGTACATGCCCGAGGCGTGGCTGCGCGACCAGAAGCTGAACACGATTCACGAGGGCACGAGCGGCATCCAGTCGCTGGACCTGCTGGGGCGCAAGGCGGTGGCCGGTGGCGGCGAGGCGCTGCGGCTGTACGCCGAGGAGGTGGCGCGCACGGTGGAGCGGGCGCGCGCGGCCGGGGTGGAGGCCGCGCAGTGCGACGCGCTGGCGGCGGCCACGGACGGGCTCACCACCCTGACGATGGAGGTCGCCAGCCGCGGCCTGGCCGGGGATGTGGAGGGCATGCTGCGCCACAGCGCACACTACCTGGAGCTCTTCAGCACGCACGCGGTGGCCTGGCGCTGGCTGGAGCAGGCAGCGGTGGCCGAGGAGGCGCTGCGCCGCGGCGCGGGTGCCACCGACACGGCCTTCTACGAAGGCAAGCGCCGCGCGGCGGCGTACTGGCTGCGCACCGAGCTGCCGCGCTGCGCGCCGCTCGCGCAGCTCATCCGCGGCAACGAGGACAGCTACGCGGGGATGCCCGTGGAGGCGTTCTAG
- a CDS encoding QsdR family transcriptional regulator yields the protein MPSRRRSTTSARQAPSKTTRLSRVLAGAEERARATPLDAFRLARRKWLASERIDMGALADELGVGRATLFRWVGSRELLLGEIIWSVQQPFIERARAEVKGHGPAYVAEVCERVMRATLSFPPLRRFIERDPEYALRVLTSKSSTVQSHNIEATRAGLEEQVAAGHLRPTLPLDTLAFVIVRLAEAFVYADVISGREPAVDQAAAAIRVLLGGT from the coding sequence CCTCCAGACGACGCTCCACCACCTCAGCGCGACAAGCGCCCTCGAAGACGACACGGCTGTCGCGCGTGCTCGCGGGCGCCGAGGAGCGTGCGCGCGCCACCCCGCTGGACGCCTTCCGGCTGGCGCGGCGCAAGTGGCTCGCCAGTGAGCGCATCGACATGGGCGCGCTGGCGGACGAGCTGGGCGTGGGCCGCGCCACGCTCTTCCGCTGGGTCGGCAGCCGGGAGCTGCTCCTCGGGGAGATCATCTGGTCGGTGCAGCAGCCCTTCATCGAGCGAGCCCGCGCCGAGGTGAAGGGACACGGGCCCGCGTACGTCGCGGAGGTGTGCGAGCGCGTGATGCGGGCCACCCTCTCCTTCCCTCCGCTGCGCCGCTTCATCGAGCGCGACCCCGAGTACGCGCTCCGCGTGCTCACCTCGAAGAGCAGCACGGTCCAGAGCCACAACATCGAAGCCACGCGCGCGGGGCTCGAGGAGCAGGTCGCCGCGGGCCACCTGCGGCCCACCCTGCCGCTGGACACGCTCGCCTTCGTCATCGTCCGGCTCGCGGAGGCCTTCGTCTACGCGGATGTCATCAGCGGCCGCGAGCCCGCGGTGGACCAGGCCGCCGCGGCCATTCGCGTGCTTCTCGGGGGGACGTGA